The Couchioplanes caeruleus sequence TCGGAGGTCGGCCTGACCGTCGCGGACGTGGAGAAGGCGCTGGGGCAACCGGCGGCCGTGCTGATGCCGTCCTCGCGCGACGTGCCGCTGTCGGTCAACCGGGGCGTTCCGCTCGCCGCGGAACGCCCGACGCATCCGGTGGCCCGGGCCATGGGTGCGCTCGCCGGGCGCTGCGGCGTCCAGGACGACGCGCCGGCGCGCCGGGCGCGGGGCCGGCTGTTCGGCCGGAGGCGCTGACATGGGCCTGAGCGACCACCTGTCGCAGCGGAACCGGTCGTCATCGGCAGGCGGTGACCGGCGGCCGGCGAATCCGGCGCGGTCCGAGCCCGGCCCGTCACGCGCGGGCGCCGGCCGTCCGGCGCCGGACCCGCTCGGCGACGTGCGGCAGCGCATCCAGCGGAGGCTGGCCGAGCTGCTCGGCCCGAAGCTGTACGACGACATGGGCGCGGCCGACGAGCTCGAGCTGCAGGTGCGCCGTACCGTCGCCGAGCTGCTCGCCGCCGAGGAGACCCCGCTGACCAGCGCGGACCGGGCGCGGATCACCGGCGAGGTGACCGACGAGATCCTCGGCCACGGGCCGATCGAGCCGCTGCTGCGCGACCCCTCGGTCAACGAGGTGATGGTGAACGGCCCGCACAACATCTACGTCGAGCGCGGCGGCCGCCTGGAGCCGGCCGGGGTCGAGTTCGCCGACGAGGCCCACCTGCGCCGGGTCATCGACCGCATCGTGTCCCGGGTCGGCCGCCGCGTCGACGAGGCCAGCCCGATGGTCGACGCCCGCCTGCCCGACGGCAGCCGGGTGAACGCCGTCGTGCCGCCGATCGCGCTGGACGGCTCGTCGCTGACCATCCGCAAGTTCTCCCGGGACCCGTTCACCGTCGACGACCTCATCGCCTTCGGCACGCTGACCCGGCAGACCGCCGACCTGCTGCGGGCCTGCGTACGCGGCCACCTCAACATCGTCGTCAGCGGAGGCACCGGCTCCGGTAAGACCACGACGCTCAACGTGCTCTCCGGGTTCGTACCCGCCGAGGAACGCATCGTCACGGTCGAGGACGCCGCGGAGCTGCAACTGCACCAGGAACACGTGGTGCGCCTCGAATCCCGGCCGCCGAACGTCGAGGGACGCGGCGCGGTCACCACCCGCGATCTCGTCCGCAACGCGCTGCGGATGCGGCCGGACCGCATCGTCGTCGGCGAGGTCCGCGACGGGGCCGCGCTGGACATGCTGCAAGCCATGAACACCGGCCACGACGGGTCGCTGACCACCCTGCACGCCAACACCCCGCGCGACGCGCTCGCCCGGATGGAGACGATGGTGCTGATGGCCGGCATGGACCTGCCGGTCCGGGCCATCCGCGAGCAGGTCGCCTCGGCCGTGCACCTCATCATCCAGGTCAGCCGCCTGCAGGACGGCAGCCGCCGGATCACCCACATCACCGAGGTCGTCGGCATGGAGTCCGGCGTCATCACCCTGCAGGACCTGTTCCTGTTCGACCTGCGGGCGGGCACCGACGCCGCCGGGCGCTTCCGCGGCAAGCTGCAGCCCACCGGCCTGCGTCCGCGCGTGCTGGAACACCTTGCCGCGCACGGCGTCACGGTCCCGCTCGACGTCTTCCAGGCCGGTCCCCGATGATCCGGTACGTGATCGCCGCGGCGTTCGCGCTGGTCGTGACCGTCCTGTCCGCGGACGGTGCCGCGGCGGCTCCGGCCGGCGCGCCGGGCATCGTGGTGACCGGCCTACAGCCGTCGCCCGGCGCCGTCGAGTTCTTCGTCTCCGGCCACCGCCTGCCGGCGGGAGCCACCCTCGCCGGAGCGAGCCTGACCGCGACGGCGGACGGCGTCACCCTCACCGCCGAGAGCAGGCCGGTGGCCGCCACGTCGGGACGTGCCCCGGCCCGCGCGGTCGTGCTGGTCCTCGACACGAGCGGCTCCATGGCGGGCGCCCGGCTGGCCGCCGCCCGCGCCGCGGCGCTCGACTACGCCGCGGCCGCGCCGGCCGACGTCCGACTGGGGCTGGTCACCGTCTCCGGCACCGCCGCCGTGGCGCTGGAACCCACCATCGACCGCGCGGCCTTCGGCACGACGGTCGCCCGTCTCGTGGCCGACGGCCAGACCGCGCTGTACGACGGCATCAGTCTCGCCGGAAGCCTGCTCGACCCGCGGCGCAATCCCGCGGCGGCCGGGTTCCTCGAGCGCCGCATCGTCGTGCTGTCCGACGGCGCCGACACGTCCTCCCGGCTGAGCGCGGAACGGCTGTTGTCCGGCGCGGCCCGGGTCGACGCCACGATGGACGCGGTGGCGTTCGGCGCCGATGCGGACCGCGAACGCCTGGCGGACCTCACCGGTGTCACCGGCGGACGGGTGCTCACCGCCGCCGACGCCCAGGCGCTGCGTGCGTCCTTCCGCGGCATGGCGGAGAACCTGTCGGCTCCGGTGGTGGTGCGTGCGGGCGTACCGGGGGAGCTGGCCGGGCGGTTCGCCGTGCTGCGCGTCCAGGCCCGGCTCGGCACCCTGGTCCTGAGCGCCGAGGCACCCGTCACGTTCCGGGCCGACCCCGCGGCCGGGCCCGGCCCGCTGCCGGTCCTGGCACCCGCCACCCGCCCCGCCGGGCCAGGCCTCACGCTCGCGGTGGTGGCCATCGCGATCTTCGGCTCGACCGTGCTGGCGCTGCGCCCCCTCGTCGCCCGCGGCCGCGTCCAGCGACGGCTTCAGGAGCTGGACCGGTTCGCTCCCGCGCGCCGCGGCGTACCCGCGGAGGCCCCCGACGGAAACGGGCTCGTCCGCGCCGTGATGGTGGTGTCCGAGCGCGCCGTCCGCGAACCGGACCGACGCCAACGCCTCGAGCTGGCGCTCGACCGCGCCGGCAGTTCCCTGCGCCCGGCGGAATGGCAGCTCATCCGGCTCGGCTGTGCGGTGGGTGGCGCCGTGGCTTTGCTGCCGCTGGTGTCCTGGTGGGCCGCCGTCCCGGGCGGGATGCTGGCGGGTTGGTGCGGATCCGGCCTGTACCTGCGGTTGCGGGCGGCGCGTCGCACCCGTGCGTTCGCCGACCAGCTTCCCGACGCCCTGCAACTGCTGGTCGGCTCCCTGCGGTCGGGCTTCTCGCTGCCGCAGTCGCTGGACGCACTGGTACGCGACGGCGCCGAGCCGATCGCCGAGGAGCTGGGCCGCGCGCTGGCCGAGACCCGGCTCGGCGGGGACCTGGAGGAGTCGCTGGAACGGGTCGCCGAACGCAACGCCAGCCAGGACCTCACCTGGCTGGTCATGGCCATCCGCATCCAGCGCGAGGTCGGCGGAAGCCTGTCGGAGGTGCTGGAGACCGCGGTCACCACCATGCGCGAGCGGGCTCGCCTGCACCGGCACGTCCGCGCGCTGTCGGCGGAGGGGCGGCTGTCCGCGCTCATCCTGCTCAGCATGCCGATCGTGCTCGGTGCCTGGATGTTCGTGTTCCGGCGCGAGTACCTGCGCCCCCTCTACACCGAGCCGCTGGGCCTGCTCATGCTCGGCACCTCGGTGACCGGCATCCTCATCGGCGCGCTCTGGCTGCGCAAGCTCGTCAAGGTGGAGGTGTAGCGTGCCGCCTTCGGTCCTGCTCGGTCTCGGGCTGGTCGCCCTGACCGCCGCCGTACTCGTGCTGGCGCTGGCCTTCGCGAGCGCCCCGGCCGGCGCGGCGGTGGCCCGGCTCCTTGAGTCGGTGCCCCGGCCGAACCCGGCGGCCTTCGTCGCCCCTCGCGACCGGCCCCTCGCCGACCGGCTCGGTGCACCGCTGGCACGGCGGCTCGGCCGGCTCGGCACGCTGCTGACCCCGTCGGGCGCCGTGGCTCGCCTGCAGCGGCATCTGGACTACGCCGGCAACCCTCCCGGGCTGCCGCTGCAGCGGGTGGTGCCGCTCAAGGGCGTCACGCTGGTGGCGGGCGCGCTCGTCGGCGCCGGCTTCACCGCGCTCCTCGGCGCCGGCGGCGGCGCAGTGGTCGGCGGCGTCCTGGGAGCTGCCGCCGGTTTCCTCGGGCCGGACCTGCTGATCTACAACATGGCCCTGAAGCGCCAGCAGGAACTGCTGCTGTCCATGCCGGACGTCCTCGACACGCTGGTCATCAGCGTCGAGGCGGGCCTGGGGTTCGACGCCGCCATGGCGCAGGTGGCGCAGCACGGCCGTACGCCGATGGCGCGTGAGCTGTTGCGCGTCCTGCAGGAGATGCAGTTGGGCGTCGGGCGGGCGGCCGCGATGCGCGCGCTGGGCGCCCGGACCACGGTCGCGGAGCTGCGCACGTTCGTCACGGCGGTCGTCCAGGCCGGCGAACTCGGCATCCCGATCGCCGGGGTGCTGCGCGAGCACGCCGCGGAGATGCGCGTACGGCGCCGCCAGCGCGCCGAGGAGATAGCCCAGAAGGTACCGATCAAGATCCTCTTTCCCGTGCTGTTCTGCCTCTTCCCGGCCCTCTTCGTGGTGATCCTCGGGCCGGGCGTGCTGCAGATGATCCACGCGTTCGCCCGCTGACTGTGAGTAATTCTCCAAGGACGAAAGGACAGGAAGCGCATGGCCAAGGTCCTGGTGGTCGATGACGACCCGGCTATCCGGCAGTTGCTCAGCGACGTGCTCGAGCTGGACGGTCACGAGGTGCACGTCGCCGTCGACGGCGCGGACGGCGTCCGGGCATTCGCGGACCTGTGCCCGGACTTCGTGGTGCTGGACCTCATGATGCCGCGCCTGGACGGGTACGAGGTGTTGCGCCACATCCGGGTCCGGCAGGAGTCCGAGGCCCCGGTGCTCCTGCTGACCGCGGCCCCGGACGGCGCCGCGCGCGGTCGGGAGAGCGGTGCGAACTACTACCTCGCCAAACCGTTCACCGCGGACGAGGTGCTGTACCTGATCGACGGCGTGCTGGGCCACGACACCTCGATCGCCGACGTCCGGGCGGCCGTCGAGGTCGCCCGAGGGCGCGGCTACTCCGGGTACTCCTGAACAGGCACCTGACCGCTGCCCACTGCGTCTAGTACTGCACCGGCACTCAGCAGGCGGAACGCATTGATGATCGGCTCGCTGAGCTGGCGGTGGCGGCGGTTGATGCTGATCGATGGTCTGCGGCGCTGGGCCGGTTGCATGCGCAGATCTCGGGGCGGTTCACCCGCTCGGAGCCGACGTGCGGCCTCGCGGTGG is a genomic window containing:
- a CDS encoding CpaF family protein, with product MRQRIQRRLAELLGPKLYDDMGAADELELQVRRTVAELLAAEETPLTSADRARITGEVTDEILGHGPIEPLLRDPSVNEVMVNGPHNIYVERGGRLEPAGVEFADEAHLRRVIDRIVSRVGRRVDEASPMVDARLPDGSRVNAVVPPIALDGSSLTIRKFSRDPFTVDDLIAFGTLTRQTADLLRACVRGHLNIVVSGGTGSGKTTTLNVLSGFVPAEERIVTVEDAAELQLHQEHVVRLESRPPNVEGRGAVTTRDLVRNALRMRPDRIVVGEVRDGAALDMLQAMNTGHDGSLTTLHANTPRDALARMETMVLMAGMDLPVRAIREQVASAVHLIIQVSRLQDGSRRITHITEVVGMESGVITLQDLFLFDLRAGTDAAGRFRGKLQPTGLRPRVLEHLAAHGVTVPLDVFQAGPR
- a CDS encoding type II secretion system F family protein encodes the protein MIRYVIAAAFALVVTVLSADGAAAAPAGAPGIVVTGLQPSPGAVEFFVSGHRLPAGATLAGASLTATADGVTLTAESRPVAATSGRAPARAVVLVLDTSGSMAGARLAAARAAALDYAAAAPADVRLGLVTVSGTAAVALEPTIDRAAFGTTVARLVADGQTALYDGISLAGSLLDPRRNPAAAGFLERRIVVLSDGADTSSRLSAERLLSGAARVDATMDAVAFGADADRERLADLTGVTGGRVLTAADAQALRASFRGMAENLSAPVVVRAGVPGELAGRFAVLRVQARLGTLVLSAEAPVTFRADPAAGPGPLPVLAPATRPAGPGLTLAVVAIAIFGSTVLALRPLVARGRVQRRLQELDRFAPARRGVPAEAPDGNGLVRAVMVVSERAVREPDRRQRLELALDRAGSSLRPAEWQLIRLGCAVGGAVALLPLVSWWAAVPGGMLAGWCGSGLYLRLRAARRTRAFADQLPDALQLLVGSLRSGFSLPQSLDALVRDGAEPIAEELGRALAETRLGGDLEESLERVAERNASQDLTWLVMAIRIQREVGGSLSEVLETAVTTMRERARLHRHVRALSAEGRLSALILLSMPIVLGAWMFVFRREYLRPLYTEPLGLLMLGTSVTGILIGALWLRKLVKVEV
- a CDS encoding type II secretion system F family protein; protein product: MPPSVLLGLGLVALTAAVLVLALAFASAPAGAAVARLLESVPRPNPAAFVAPRDRPLADRLGAPLARRLGRLGTLLTPSGAVARLQRHLDYAGNPPGLPLQRVVPLKGVTLVAGALVGAGFTALLGAGGGAVVGGVLGAAAGFLGPDLLIYNMALKRQQELLLSMPDVLDTLVISVEAGLGFDAAMAQVAQHGRTPMARELLRVLQEMQLGVGRAAAMRALGARTTVAELRTFVTAVVQAGELGIPIAGVLREHAAEMRVRRRQRAEEIAQKVPIKILFPVLFCLFPALFVVILGPGVLQMIHAFAR
- a CDS encoding response regulator transcription factor codes for the protein MAKVLVVDDDPAIRQLLSDVLELDGHEVHVAVDGADGVRAFADLCPDFVVLDLMMPRLDGYEVLRHIRVRQESEAPVLLLTAAPDGAARGRESGANYYLAKPFTADEVLYLIDGVLGHDTSIADVRAAVEVARGRGYSGYS